A window of the Streptomyces sp. NBC_00454 genome harbors these coding sequences:
- the galT gene encoding galactose-1-phosphate uridylyltransferase, with protein MKKTLAKLADGRELIYFDRDESAVRDAPDLRPLDPVDSRPELRRDEATGDWITIASHRQARTYHPPAGECPLCPSRDGRLGEIPAADYEVAVFENRFPSLAGAAGRCEVVCFTPEHEAGFADLTPAAARLVLDAWTDRTEELSALPGVEQVYCFENRGAEIGVTLAHPHGQIYAFPFVTPRTAKMTAAAAAHRATTGRNLFEDLLTGARAATERVVTAGEHWTAFVPYAARWPYEVHLYPHRRVPDLTHLTEAERAEFPGIYLDLLRRFDRLFPVPGQPEGTAPTPYISAWHQAPRSDGRELALHLELFTVRRTADKLKFLAGTESGTEAFINDVAPETAARRLREALS; from the coding sequence GTGAAGAAGACCCTCGCGAAACTCGCGGACGGCCGCGAACTGATCTACTTCGACCGCGACGAGAGCGCCGTGCGCGACGCACCCGATCTGCGCCCGCTGGACCCTGTGGACAGCCGCCCGGAACTGCGGCGGGACGAGGCCACCGGCGACTGGATCACGATCGCCTCCCACCGGCAGGCCCGCACCTACCACCCGCCCGCGGGCGAATGCCCCCTCTGCCCCTCCCGCGACGGCCGGCTCGGCGAGATCCCCGCCGCCGACTACGAGGTGGCCGTCTTCGAGAACCGCTTCCCCTCCCTCGCGGGCGCGGCCGGACGCTGCGAGGTCGTGTGCTTCACCCCGGAGCACGAAGCCGGTTTCGCCGACCTCACCCCGGCCGCCGCCCGCCTGGTCCTGGACGCGTGGACCGACCGCACCGAAGAGCTCTCCGCCCTCCCCGGCGTCGAGCAGGTGTACTGCTTCGAGAACCGAGGCGCCGAGATCGGGGTGACGCTCGCCCACCCGCACGGCCAGATCTACGCCTTCCCCTTCGTCACCCCGCGCACCGCCAAGATGACCGCCGCCGCGGCGGCCCACCGCGCCACCACCGGACGCAACCTCTTCGAGGACCTGCTGACGGGCGCCCGCGCCGCCACCGAGCGGGTGGTGACGGCCGGGGAACACTGGACCGCCTTCGTGCCGTACGCCGCCCGCTGGCCCTACGAGGTGCACCTCTACCCCCACCGCCGCGTCCCCGACCTGACCCACCTCACCGAGGCGGAGCGGGCCGAGTTCCCCGGCATCTACCTGGACCTGCTGCGCCGGTTCGACCGGCTGTTCCCCGTACCTGGGCAGCCCGAGGGCACCGCCCCCACGCCGTACATCTCCGCCTGGCACCAGGCGCCCCGTAGCGACGGCCGGGAACTGGCCCTGCACCTGGAGCTGTTCACCGTCCGCCGGACCGCCGACAAGCTCAAGTTCCTCGCCGGCACGGAGTCCGGCACGGAGGCCTTCATCAACGACGTGGCGCCCGAGACGGCCGCCCGACGCCTCCGGGAGGCCCTGTCGTGA